In Salmo salar chromosome ssa15, Ssal_v3.1, whole genome shotgun sequence, one genomic interval encodes:
- the LOC106570901 gene encoding probable glutathione peroxidase 8 produces MEALEVLGGYPTKPLNPRARMVRFLLSIMVCMGCLLMLHSFLNISKSRKPQDFYSFEVKDANGKSVSLERYRGKASLVVNVASHSEHTEKNYRSLQELHRELGTSHFNVLAFPCGQFGDTEMGASREIEAYAKNTYSVTFNIFSKVKIMGSEAEPAFKFITDSVKKVPKWNFWKFLVNPEGQVVRFWKAEEPAESVRKEARTMVRQIILKKRTEL; encoded by the exons ATGGAGGCGCTGGAGGTTTTGGGGGGCTACCCGACCAAGCCCTTAAACCCGAGAGCCCGAATGGTCAGGTTTCTACTGAGTATAATGGTGTGCATGGGATGTTTATTAATGCTACATAGTTTTCTCAACATCTCCAAGTCCAGGAAGCCGCAAGATTTCTATTCTTTTGAGGTGAAGGACGCCAACGGGAAAAGCGTTTCTTTGGAGAGATACCGAGGCAAA GCGTCTCTGGTTGTCAACGTGGCGAGCCACAGCGAACACACTGAGAAGAACTATCGCTCTCTGCAGGAGCTGCACCGGGAATTGGGTACGTCCCATTTCAACGTCCTGGCTTTCCCCTGCGGCCAGTTTGGGGACACGGAGATGGGGGCCAGCCGGGAGATCGAGGCCTACGCCAAGAACACCTATAGCGTCACCTTCAACATCTTCAGTAAGGTCAAAATCATGGGGTCGGAGGCAGAGCCAGCCTTCAAATTCATAACAG ATTCTGTGAAGAAGGTTCCGAAGTGGAACTTCTGGAAGTTCCTGGTGAACCCTGAAGGCCAGGTGGTGAGGTTCTGGAAGGCAGAGGAGCCCGCCGAGAGCGTGCGTAAGGAGGCCAGAACCATGGTGCGCCAGATTATTCTAAAGAAAAGGACAGAGCTCTGA